The following coding sequences are from one Acidisarcina sp. window:
- a CDS encoding NAD(P)/FAD-dependent oxidoreductase encodes MVQALSTNRSGPATTDRRPKSARPRVLIVGGGFAGIHAANGLAHLPVDITLVDRRNHHTFQPLLYQVALAVLSPANIAQPIRGMMRGKQNVEVLMDEAIGFDLERRRVSMESGAVLEYDYLMVATGATHSYFGRDDWETSAPGLKTIEDATEIRRRVLLAFELAERQMLETGSHPPLNFVVVGGGPTGVELAGAISDIARLYMRYDFRHIDPAKARVIILEGSPRVLGNYPEDLSQSAVKQLQDLGVEVRTSAQVSDVQPGYVMVGDERIDAVVILWAAGVQASPLGKLLGVPTDRRGCVLVDSYLNPQGHPEIFVCGDLAHFEQEGKQVPGVAQPAMQMGDHVAKMIGQDLEGKARTSFRYFDKGDMATIGRMAAIANVKWPFKGHLSGFSAWLTWLTVHIYFLIGFRNRIMVLLEWAYTYFTFAHGARLITGSQNLPGWKSQRDLARAEAGPLDLNSPGATGHSEQA; translated from the coding sequence ATGGTACAGGCGCTTTCAACGAATAGGAGCGGGCCGGCGACGACGGATCGCCGCCCGAAGTCTGCACGTCCTCGCGTGCTGATCGTGGGAGGAGGGTTCGCCGGCATTCATGCTGCCAATGGGCTTGCCCATCTTCCGGTGGACATCACTCTGGTCGATCGCCGGAATCATCACACCTTTCAACCTCTGCTCTACCAGGTGGCGCTCGCGGTGTTGTCTCCCGCGAATATAGCCCAGCCGATTCGCGGAATGATGCGAGGGAAGCAGAATGTTGAAGTGCTGATGGACGAGGCAATCGGCTTCGATCTGGAGCGTCGCAGGGTATCGATGGAGAGCGGCGCTGTACTCGAGTATGACTACCTGATGGTGGCCACGGGCGCCACTCACTCGTACTTTGGCCGGGATGATTGGGAGACGAGTGCTCCGGGATTGAAGACCATCGAGGATGCCACGGAGATTCGCCGCCGCGTGCTGCTGGCCTTCGAGTTGGCGGAACGGCAGATGCTCGAAACCGGATCGCACCCGCCATTGAACTTTGTGGTCGTCGGCGGCGGTCCCACGGGAGTGGAGTTGGCGGGCGCGATCTCCGACATTGCACGCCTCTATATGCGATATGACTTCCGGCACATCGATCCGGCAAAGGCGCGGGTAATTATTCTGGAGGGCTCGCCGCGGGTGCTGGGGAACTACCCGGAGGATCTCTCGCAAAGTGCAGTGAAGCAATTACAGGATCTGGGTGTGGAGGTGCGCACCAGCGCGCAGGTATCGGATGTGCAGCCGGGATATGTGATGGTCGGAGACGAGCGCATCGATGCGGTGGTGATTCTGTGGGCTGCTGGCGTGCAGGCTTCTCCGCTGGGCAAGCTGCTGGGCGTGCCGACGGACCGGCGCGGATGCGTCCTTGTCGATTCGTATTTGAACCCGCAGGGGCATCCGGAGATCTTCGTCTGTGGCGACCTGGCGCATTTTGAGCAGGAGGGGAAACAAGTGCCGGGCGTGGCACAGCCTGCGATGCAGATGGGAGACCACGTAGCGAAGATGATAGGGCAGGATCTTGAAGGCAAGGCGCGCACGTCCTTCCGCTATTTCGACAAGGGCGATATGGCGACGATTGGAAGGATGGCTGCTATCGCCAATGTGAAGTGGCCTTTCAAGGGCCATCTGTCGGGCTTCTCCGCATGGCTTACGTGGCTGACGGTTCACATTTACTTCCTCATCGGATTCCGGAACCGGATCATGGTGCTGCTCGAATGGGCCTATACGTATTTCACGTTTGCGCATGGAGCGCGCTTGATTACCGGAAGCCAGAACCTGCCCGGCTGGAAGTCGCAGCGTGACCTGGCCCGGGCGGAAGCGGGACCTCTCGACCTTAACTCTCCGGGTGCGACGGGTCATTCTGAGCAGGCGTAG
- a CDS encoding branched-chain amino acid transaminase — translation MPIQTTASIWHNGNLIPWEKATLHVMSHVVHYGSAVFEGIRCYAQPQGAAIFRLPEHMQRLLDSAKIYRMPLPYSLDQLCSATVDLLESNNVAPCYIRPIALRGYGEMGVDPKGCPVDVYIANFPWGKYVAGDHGADVCVSSWNRIAPNTIPALAKAGGNYLNSQLIHMEAVANGYQEGIALDVNGYVSEGSGENLFIVRNGVLFTSPLANSLLSGITRDSVLTLARHFGIPVVEQSIPREMLYIADEVFFSGTAAEVTPIRSVDRIEVGDGKMGPITQQLSEEFFGVANGLRPDRFGWLTPVKVSTDQQVSV, via the coding sequence ATGCCCATTCAGACCACCGCCAGTATTTGGCATAATGGCAACCTCATCCCATGGGAGAAGGCCACACTGCACGTTATGAGTCACGTGGTCCACTATGGCTCTGCAGTCTTCGAGGGTATCCGCTGCTATGCCCAGCCGCAGGGAGCAGCCATCTTCCGCCTGCCGGAGCACATGCAGCGCCTGCTCGACTCGGCAAAGATCTACCGCATGCCCCTGCCCTATTCGCTCGATCAACTCTGCAGCGCCACCGTCGATCTTTTGGAGAGCAATAACGTCGCACCCTGCTATATCCGCCCGATCGCGCTGCGCGGGTATGGCGAAATGGGCGTCGACCCCAAGGGCTGCCCCGTTGACGTCTACATCGCGAACTTCCCCTGGGGGAAATACGTTGCCGGAGATCACGGCGCCGACGTCTGCGTTTCCTCATGGAACCGCATTGCGCCCAATACGATTCCGGCCCTGGCGAAGGCGGGCGGAAACTATCTCAACTCGCAGCTCATCCACATGGAAGCCGTTGCCAATGGCTACCAGGAAGGGATTGCACTCGACGTCAACGGGTATGTGTCCGAAGGCTCCGGCGAGAACCTCTTCATCGTTCGCAACGGCGTGCTCTTTACTTCGCCGCTCGCGAACTCGCTGCTCTCCGGCATCACGCGCGACTCAGTCCTGACGCTGGCACGGCACTTTGGCATCCCGGTTGTCGAGCAGTCCATCCCTCGCGAGATGCTCTACATCGCCGACGAAGTGTTCTTCAGCGGAACCGCAGCCGAGGTAACACCGATTCGCTCCGTGGACCGCATCGAAGTTGGCGACGGCAAGATGGGCCCGATCACACAGCAGCTCTCCGAAGAGTTCTTTGGAGTGGCCAACGGGTTGCGCCCCGACCGCTTCGGATGGCTCACGCCGGTCAAGGTCAGCACCGACCAGCAGGTCTCTGTTTAA